The following are from one region of the Pelagicoccus enzymogenes genome:
- a CDS encoding IS256 family transposase — MEDTNGKTVNETITAEGSASSEVVKIDFGNLKKDLGGFVRGTVEEAINGLLDAEADQICNAKRYERSDERSAHRNGHYERKLHTGAGEVKLKVPKLRGASFETQIIERYRRRESSVEESLVEMYLAGVSVRRIEDITEALWGARVSPSTVSDLNQKIYERIEAWRQRPLRSRYVYAFMDGLWLKRSWGGEMENVSVLVAIGVNEHGFREVLGV, encoded by the coding sequence ATGGAAGACACCAACGGAAAGACAGTAAACGAGACGATAACAGCCGAGGGATCGGCATCAAGCGAAGTCGTGAAGATCGACTTCGGCAACCTAAAGAAGGATCTGGGCGGCTTCGTTCGTGGAACCGTCGAGGAGGCGATAAACGGTCTGCTCGACGCCGAGGCCGACCAAATCTGCAACGCGAAGCGCTACGAACGCAGCGACGAGCGTTCGGCTCATCGCAACGGCCACTACGAGCGCAAGCTGCATACGGGAGCTGGCGAAGTTAAGCTGAAGGTCCCCAAGCTTCGCGGAGCGAGCTTCGAGACCCAGATCATCGAACGCTACCGCAGACGCGAGTCCAGCGTGGAGGAATCGCTGGTCGAGATGTACTTGGCTGGCGTGTCGGTCCGACGGATCGAGGACATAACCGAGGCCCTTTGGGGCGCCAGGGTAAGCCCTTCGACCGTGAGCGATCTCAATCAGAAGATATACGAACGGATCGAGGCGTGGCGGCAGCGACCCCTGCGAAGCCGCTACGTCTACGCGTTTATGGACGGGCTGTGGCTGAAGCGCTCGTGGGGAGGCGAGATGGAGAACGTGAGCGTGCTTGTCGCCATCGGCGTCAACGAGCATGGCTTCCGCGAGGTGCTCGGCGT